From a single Nicotiana tomentosiformis chromosome 2, ASM39032v3, whole genome shotgun sequence genomic region:
- the LOC138905854 gene encoding zinc finger BED domain-containing protein RICESLEEPER 2-like: MANGICRCLREWGINKIFTVTVDNASSNDVTVKELSKQLTKMGTNLMNGNHLHVRCMAHIMNLVVQDGLKESSVSIERVRHEVRYVRQSPARLKRFQECFDDEQLNCKKTLCLDVPTRWNSTYLMLRRAVEFESAFSHYASSEIGLRHYLEHSYIEVGIPTSELLSSDWENVKRITKFLEIFYLLTLKISGSRYVTSNIHFLEICAVGVYLKQLIANEDTVLSEMAKKMKEKFDKYWGDPGKMNNIIFISCILDPRYKLESVSYALVKIFGQDPGATIQAEVKKYMTSLFSEYVKSGSKGVVLDSSSDCSSLDTSTSRLSGSQVSTQNT; encoded by the coding sequence ATGGCAAATGGTATTTGTAGGTGCTTACGTGAGTGGGGGATAAATAAGATCTTCACTGTCACAGTTGATAATGCAAGCTCAAATGATGTGACAGTAAAAGAATTGTCTAAGCAATTAACAAAAATGGGAACTAATTTGATGAACGGTAATCACCTTCATGTGAGATGTATGGCTCACATCATGAATCTTGTGGTCCAGGATGGTTTAAAAGAATCTTCAGTGTCTATTGAACGTGTTAGGCATGAAGTGAGATATGTTAGGCAATCTCCTGCGAGGTTGAAGAGGTTTCAAGAATGTTTTGATGATGAACAACTAAATTGTAAAAAAACTTTATGCTTGGATGTTCCAactaggtggaattccacctactTGATGTTGCGTAGGGCTGTTGAATTCGAAAGTGCATTTTCACATTATGCTTCTAGTGAAATTGGCCTAAGACATTATCTTGAGCATTCTTATATTGAAGTTGGAATTCCTACAAGTGAACTTTTGAGTAGTGATTGGGAGAATGTAAAAAGAATTACAAAGTTTCTTGAAATCTTTTATCTTCTTACTTTGAAAATTTCTGGATCACGTTATGTTACATCGAATATTCATTTTCTTGAAATTTGTGCGGTTGGTGTTTATTTGAAGCAATTGATAGCAAATGAAGATACAGTTTTAAGTGAAATGGCAAAGAAGATGAAAGAAAAGTTTGATAAGTATTGGGGTGATCCAGGGAAAATGAACAATATAATTTTCATCTCATGTATTTTGGATCCACGTTACAAGCTCGAATCAGTTAGCTATGCACTTGTAAAGATATTTGGTCAAGATCCGGGGGCAACTATACAAGCAGAAGTGAAGAAGTACATGACTTCATTATTTAGTGAGTATGTAAAGTCCGGCTCAAAAGGTGTCGTGCTTGATTCATCTTCAGATTGTTCTTCATTGGACACTTCTACTTCCCGGCTTTCTGGAAGTCAAGTAAGCACCCAAAATACATGA